ttgtttttttcttcctctttttaatacgttgttttaaaaaaaacactttagaAAAAAATTCTTGGCTGATTCATTTTTATACTTTTGTTGAAAGGGAAGGAGACAATCACCAGAAGATACCAAACAGCACAGCGAGCTTGAAACGGAACAGGGATGGGCTAGAACCAATGAAGCATCATAGATGGACCTCAATGAAAAAAGAGCAGGATTGCAGAAAAGTCAAATTTGAGCTTCACAAAGATAATGACGTTGAATGTTTAAGTCCGCAAGAGATTGTCAGTTCCAGTGGGCCACTATTTGGTCTTCAACACTGTAACAATGTAAATGGCATGTGGACTTCAAGGAATCCACCAAGTTCTTGTAACAGAGGCCAGCAGAATGAGAGCATGTGCTCAAACAAAACTCTGCGACCATTCTACAACAGAGACCAGCGGCTCTTCAGTTTATCTGCCACCTGTTCGTCGCACTGGGGTGGCATAGAAAATTGCCAAACGCACCCAAACTTGCAGCAATACACAGCGGACAGCTATTCAGCAGAATACGCAAAACTCCAGTGTCCACTGATATCTTCAGAAGCCCCGTACCACACTCAGAACACGCTGATCAAAACGGAATATGATTCGGATTCTGAAAATGTAGTGAATAGTTATGCCATTTCACCAAGTCGAGTCTGGCTAGATGAAAAGAGCACGGTGAAGAAGCTGCCAAGTCATTTTCCTGCCGGGGTCCATCTCAAAGCAGAAATGGATTTCAGTGAGCAGCCACCTCCTTGCCAAAGTCCAAAGCGTTGCGTTTACTCGCCATATAATTGGCAACGCATTGTGATGCATCACACCAATAACAGCAGTAGAAATGGATCTGGCAAAGGGGGGCATTACAGGGCGATATCTCCGTTGGGCCCGCAGAACTCTGTCTGTGTAGAAACTCTAGAGGGTATGCAAGGGACATATTGCTGTAATCCATTTTATAATACTAGTTTTGTAGAAGAGAGAGAGCTAAATACCCAGGTCCTAAAGACACACTCTGTGTGTCCCAGCTTTATTCAAACAATCAAACATGAGCCTTTAGATTCTCCACCTATATCTGACCGTGGTCAGAATGGAGTACAAGCTACTTTCCATGAAAATGCATTAGCAGGTTCTCAACCTCATAAAATACTGGGATGTACATTTTCACAGCAAACTGTGTAGTGTGTTAGAAAGCTTCCATGTGTTGCTCACAGCATCAGTCGTGCAAGGAACAGGAAGTAATTCATTCACAGGTACTTCCTGTTGCAGAGATTCAGAAGTACTGCTCCTGAGAAGTGCTTTGCCTTGCTTAACATATGTATTGTGGGTGACCAGTACTCTGACTCAGGGCACAAATCAACCACAAAACAGGATATATAGAAGTGCCCTTAACATTTACAAAAGCACACTCATGCATTGCAGATACGATTTTTACTGACCTAACAAGGgcaactaattttttttaaaaggaaaagggatTGTAAAAAAACTACACAGCAATTTGTTTTGCTCAGCCAGTGATAGTTAAATCACCTCTGGTACCCAAGTAGTTCAAGAGTTTAATTAACATAACAAGCAGTAATTTGATTAAAAGTAATTTGATTAAAATCATTAGAAGAAATAGTCCGATATGAGCCTTAAGGGGCACAACGGgcatgcttccccctccccatcatcTATCTTGACTCTgagaggcaagctacaagtgacgaatgacacttgcctggcaagtgaacagactcgtgtgttcctccctgttcacttgccattcacttgctctccacttgatcaaatggagtgcaagtgaatggcaagtgaacagggaggaatacacgcgagtctgttcacttgccaggcaagtgtcattcgtcacttgtagcgtgACCCATAGCCTCATAAAGAATGATAgtatgatatattgtcgaaggctttcactgccggagagcgatggttgttgtggattttccgggctgtatagctgtggtcttggcattgtagttcctgacatttcgccagcagctgtggctggcatcttcagaggcatagcaccgaaagacagctatctctcagtgtcacagtgacaaaagacagcgatctctcagtgtcacagtgacaaaagacagcgatctctcagtgtcacagtgagatctctcactgtgacactgagagatctctgtctttcggtgctatgcctctgaagatgccagccacagctgctggcgaaacatcaggaactacaatgccaagaccacggcaatacagcccggaaaatccacaataaccaaTGATAGTATGAGGCAGAAAGACAGAGAAATGTCAGAAGAAGCAGGGATTGTGAAGACCCAAGATAGGGAGTTCCTGGCTAGGACCCAAGGGATTGCGAGGGAGAAACTTCAGCTTGCCTGAGGCAACTGCcctggaaaggaggaggaaggaagaaaaatggtGACTATGCAAAAGGCACGAGAAGAGGTCATTGATCCCGATCAAGCCTCTGACTGTAGATGAAGATGTTGAGAACATGAGCTgtcgtggtgtagtggttagagtgttggactgggatcaggTGGAGCCAGGCTtcagtccccactctgccatggaagctggctgggtgacctggaccagtcacacactgagcctggcctacctcaaagagttgttgcggagaggagaatgacgtaagctgctttgggttccaacTGAAGAGAAAGGAGgccatataaatgaaataagcaggcaaataaataaatattaaattggATACTTTAGCCATCCTTGCCCAAGAATTATATAAAACTATGTCGAAACTTATTTGAATGTTAATGGACCTCTCATAAAAATAAAGTTAGCTCAGTTTTGCAGAGTTCATACATTTCTCATCCAAAACTGCCTTACGGCCAAGAACTTCAAAGCATCTTCAGGTTCGTCTATGCCTCCGGCATCCCAGGTCCTGAGgctcagcttcagctgcagtggCTCAAATAGCAACTAGCCCTGCAGCATAATGTATTATTTCTGCTCACACTTCTCAGGGAAACTCTATTTGTTTCCTCTCTTACTGtcaggagctgttgctgctcCTGTGGGCCACAGGACAGGCACTAGGTCCAGCTGTTGGCACTGCTTTGCCTGCTGTGGCGTAGAACCAGAAGCAAAATGCTGGAGATGGAGCATGAATCTTAAGAGAAAACAGTAAAACACAAGagttttgtgtttttcctatggCTCCTCCCctgctttttattttgtaatGCTTTGCTTTCCACTCATACTTTCCTATAGAGTTGCACTTGTATTTTTGTGAAGCCACCTAATGAGCAATGTATATTGCATTTCATGTTTTTGTTGTTTGCATTTTACAAATTCCAAATGTTATCAAGGGATGTTTAATCATAAATAAGGCCTGTTGCCTGGTCAAATACTACAGCATATTACTAGGTTAGAGAGGAATATCGTGAAAAGTACAAttctggtgcaatcctaagaagtattgttgaaggctttcatggccggagaacgatggttgttgtggattttctgggctgtatagccgtggtcttgccaagaccatggctgtacagcctggaaaatccacaacaaccaatcctaagaagacttccCTTGGAGTgttactgaataaaatgggacttctgagaagacctgggccatttccccactactaacctgggccgtttccacacggcttacctgcagccgggCCATGCTGCAATGTcgcggatcgtgccgggaaaaacgcgaaatatcacattttctcgcgcgagttttgcgcaacgttgcgcagaactcgcgtgagaaaacgttttatttcgcattttccccggcacaatccgcgacgttgcggcatggcccggctgcaggtaagccgtgtggaaacggccctgcttctgtaacgttgcgaaacgttgcacaaaaaacgcggaagatagcatcttcttgcgcgagttttgcgcaatgtcacgcaaaactcgcgtgagaaaacgcgatatttcacattttccccggcacgatccgcgacgttgcggcatggcccggctgcaggtaagccgtgtggaaacggccctgtttccgtaacgttgcgaaacgtcgtgcaaaaaacgcagaagatagcatcttctcgcgagttttgcgcgacatcacgcaaaactctcgcgagaagacgctatcttctgcgttttttgcacgacgtttcgcaacgttacggaagcaggttagcagtgtgaaaacggccctgcttAAGATTGTTCTCTTACCCTATCTAGAAAAGAGTGCATTTTACATTCTGGAAGAGTCTCCAGGGAAGAAATGAGAATTTATAGACCGTTTGTCACCATAACTGACAATTCTACTGCCAAGTGAAAAACGAGCTGTAACACTGTTTAATAGCAGCACAGTCAGACATAATATTGAAGGATAAAATAATACTTTAGCTTTATCATTATCCTGGTTAAAATAAATAGCCAGGTTACTCCTTGACTTCAAACCTCATCCTTAAGTGGCCCAACATTTacataaaatagaaaaaaagttagagaaaaaaaactttgcaattcatgtgCTTTTTAAACTTGACTACTTGATAAAAACATCAGCACATTAAAAATTATGTAATTTATATTACCTCCAGTGTCAAATTGAAAGTATTGAACCAAGCAGCGATAGTAAAAGAGAAAGTAAAGTTATTC
Above is a window of Eublepharis macularius isolate TG4126 chromosome 11, MPM_Emac_v1.0, whole genome shotgun sequence DNA encoding:
- the AHRR gene encoding aryl hydrocarbon receptor repressor gives rise to the protein MIPPGDCLYAGRKRRKPIQKQRPALGNGKSNPSKRHRDRLNAELDHLASLLPFSPDIISKLDKLSVLRLSVSYLRVKSFFQAVQEKHLSKQASHGIKEACLPKDPAVLGEHGLLLESLNGFALVVSSDGMVFYASPTIVDYLGFHQTDVMHQNIYDYIHVDDRQDFHRQLHWAMNPPQLLSGQNTQTEAGEEFILNKMFEAQENGRMSTDFSPFLTRCFTCRIRCLLDSTSGFLTMQFQGKLKFLFGQRKKSSSGAVLPPQLSLFCIVVPVLLPSATDTRLKSLLVKAKCRSDHTAPIYTNSKAISGQYVADFHGRNYFLEGKNNKEIMTWQANEDHWVWIQANAQVCCRNGSSEYVATLQQSPKEGDNHQKIPNSTASLKRNRDGLEPMKHHRWTSMKKEQDCRKVKFELHKDNDVECLSPQEIVSSSGPLFGLQHCNNVNGMWTSRNPPSSCNRGQQNESMCSNKTLRPFYNRDQRLFSLSATCSSHWGGIENCQTHPNLQQYTADSYSAEYAKLQCPLISSEAPYHTQNTLIKTEYDSDSENVVNSYAISPSRVWLDEKSTVKKLPSHFPAGVHLKAEMDFSEQPPPCQSPKRCVYSPYNWQRIVMHHTNNSSRNGSGKGGHYRAISPLGPQNSVCVETLEGMQGTYCCNPFYNTSFVEERELNTQVLKTHSVCPSFIQTIKHEPLDSPPISDRGQNGVQATFHENALAGSQPHKILGCTFSQQTV